TATTTGCCCTATTTCTTGATGAGAAATTAAAGGTGTAATTAAATATCTAGTGTTTGACTGCACGTGtcctttattttgttctgtGCTTTAATTATTGCATGTCTGTAGCTATGAAACTGTATACTACCTGCTCCTGTTTTAGTTGTTAGGATCACATATTGTCCTGGGAGCATTTCCCCAGACGGTCTTCTATATCTGTACCACTAGGAGGCGGTCTAGCACAAGTTTCCAAGAACATTGGAGCTATTCTTTTTagcaaatgttatatttatctAATCCTAAATATCGGTATTATcattctctattatttctggagcgcttcttacagtccatataTTCACAGAGTATGACAAAACTATAACTGACAGAGTAAGAAATGAATTAGGTACAGATGGCCCTGCCCCcaaatttacaatctagaagacagTCctaaatgcactaaataaacacgTGCAAtattgtttacagattaaagtaAGCATTATataacacaccaaataaatccaTGCCATTGTGTTAATATAAGCAATGTaaactgatcagccataacatcatAACCACCTGCCTCATATTGTGTAGGGCCCCCtattgccaccaaaacagcgggcggtcagacactgtacctgcgggtcccggtaatcccgcgcagttccgcaaggctgcctttgcgctgctcccttacagtgtctcctctcttgctccgcccaggaacaaagcggagtcccgtgatgtgacgtcacttcccgtgactctgctgtgttcctgggcggagcaagagaagaaacgctgtgagggagcaactcgagggtaGCCTTGCGGGACAgcgtgggaaatctgcagttcaggtaaggaggtgggcgtgattggccacatttgtggcgggagcaggcgggattgggcacacatgttgcaggagcgggcgggagtggaacacccacattgcgggagcgggcgggattggacacgtGCAGGGCTCTAGTACCAAGATGTTtacagcagatcctttaagtcctgtaaattgcgaggtgcggcctccatggatgcttcctggtgccatgtgttttcCAGGTAAGCAATGGACACGCACACGGCTATCAACGTGATGTTAAAGAACACGTGATTCATCAGGCCAACTTCTTCCACCCCTCCGTGCATCAATTCTTAtcctcacgtgcccattgtaggtgctttggCTCTTTTAGGTTGATGAGATAAAACTCCTTAATTTGcctgttttaataaaaacaggTACCCTGTGTAAACTTAACCGTATATTTATTCTACAAGAGTGCCTCCCTGGGACTAGAGGtgatcttaaccccttcatgactaGGAAGTTTTGCCCCTTACATACTCcaaacagtttttgttttttttctagtgtCTTTAGGAAATTTGTGgcttcagaaaaatatttttttcttgtgtatCTTCACCAATTActgtaatttgtattttatttatttttgatgaaAGCAGGCAGTACTGGACTGTATTACCAAGAaaccagaaaatgtgtttatgatGTAATGtgccccacacacaccatatataTTATAGGATTATAGATGCACATAAATCCTCCACTTActattacagcaaaaaaaaacaggggtaTAAGACTTAATTGTAAAACATTCATAGATTGCAAGATTGCAACACTGGTCCGAGGCGgggagagcaaaaaaaaaaccccacaattgTATAACTTATGTCctttattgtaaataattatGTATCGCCCAGTGCCTCTGAGTAGAACAAATGATCCCGGTTATTTCTCCTTTCGCAGCAGCAACGGCAAATGCTTATTGTAGTTATGAATGAGTCTCACGTGGAACCGCGGAGGGATGTTTACTCATCCGTTCTCTAGGTAAAGCATTGATAATTCTGTTACCAACATCTACCTTTTACAactatgaccccccccccgggtgagAAAATCCGTCACTATTGCCCCTTCGCAGTAGCCTACTAGACCTGACTGTGAGTGCAGCCGCTGAGTAGATCCGGCCCTGGTCACAGACAGTTAGCGTCCCCTTTGTGGCGTAGTAGAGCTTTATCTCCGCCGCCGCCGGGAGCCTCTCACTTGTGTTGGTTGCGGTGTGGTGATCATGGCGTTTACTTACGGTGGCTATTTGGCGCGTTGCATTCCCATGCTCATCCTCATGGCCGTCGTGTGGTGGTCATACTACGCCTTCGTGGTGGAGCTTTGCATTTGTAAGTAACCGGAACCCCCCCCGTACCCAGAAAGCGCGTTACTCTCCAAATAACCTCTAGAAAACCGCGGGGACTCCTCCAGAGGAGCGCTTCTGCTCCGTTATATAAGTCGTTGTGTGTTTGTTACCGGGTGATATACATTCGCGGTAAATGCGGAGTCCTGGGAATCCGTGCAGCTCTTGGTTTGTGGGGTTTCACCCGGTATGTCCGGTTCTTGGTTTCTGCTAAACATGTCTTCAGAAAGTCGCCTTATGTTCGGAACAGCCTTATGCGGGTGATATGTCTGCTGATAGTCCCGTGTATAAACCGAATGCTTCTGTGTAACCCATGAAACATGCTGTATGTGTCTGAAATATGCTGACACGAGTCTAAATTGGTGATTTTTAGGGTTTCAGAGCTTCCCAGGAACCCTTTTTACTTTTAGAGAGTAATTTCACAAAAAGCGTCGTCCTGGGACCagttgccccttttgccccgtGTAAAATCGAGCTGTGGCTGGAGACAGTGGACAGGAACGGCCCTTCGTAATGCAAAATGGCTTCAGAGTTCAGATCCCGACTTTCATGCCAACTatccgtttagtgaataaaccccttttatTGTCGCGGGACTTTAGGCATTCAAATAATCTGCGGTACAACATGCGGTCTACTGCAGCTCTGGTGCTTAAAGTAGTGCAGTTACCATGGCAGCCAACAGAAGGGTGATTGCTCCGCTTTTACCGCTCCGCACCGGGATTACTCCGTATATATAATCCGTATTGTTCTTGGGGTTTCCTGTTATGTTGTTAAAGTCACAAGCGCAGTGTGTTTCTGCGTtaaacctttattattatttgtttattttgtatggaGTCTTTATTGactgtttaataataaatatttcttttctctTGTAGATACGATCAAATCAACCATTGAAAAgggtaaatgttttaattttttcgtACATAGACCATTAAGTTGTCGTTATTACCTGTTGGGTTACCTGTGATGTTTAGCTCCACAAATTCACTGATTGTCCGCCTTTATTTTGAAACGCTGTATTTTGGGCTAAACTGGCCCTTCTTAATGCATCGGAGCGTTAACCTGATCGCTCTCacagttaatataaaatatattataaaatactgACACTTATTCATGCGCGTCTGCAGAAAGTCTATAGATTTAACACTATATAGCCaatcggtgtgtatatatatatatatatatactgtatttgctcaattagacgaccccccccaaattttttatattaatttagggggggggagaaacctgaatataagactaccctataaaaaatgttttactagtaaatattaattcacatgtaaactatattttaatatttaataaaaactatgatttgagaatattttttttatttctttttatttgccactctgccccccagatatgccttattctctcctatatgccactctgcccccccgatatgccttatactcctatatgccactctgccccccccccccgacgtaTAAATGCATCCCCAGATTTGTCTAGcgggggcagctggtgaacgtctgctgctggccggcacttccaccggggattctatgatggagcacccgaaggtcatgtgacgccggtgctccatcatagaagccccagtggaagtgctggcagcagcagaggtggtCTATGCGCATTGCGCAGGagttcaccggctgccggacaggaggatccaggttccctgcagcgctgcggaggatctagatcttagtcttgtactccgacctctatttgaggtccgattatatGATAACCTCggatataagacgaggggtatttctcagagcatttgctctgaaaaaaggcttatattcaagcaaatacggtaaatattgATAATAATTGATTGCTTGCATTGTAACTCTatgcatttgtgtttttgttatagTTGTATATCTGGTGATTTATCACATGATATTTATGATGTTCTTCTGGTCATACTGGAGAACGATAGTTACGTTGCCGGCCATTCCATCTAAACAGGTACGTGTTGGGAGGTTGAGAATCGTCACTTGTCTCCTCCGGCTTTCGCATTATATTTTGAAGATGATGTTCCACCTATTATGCTGAACGTAACacttttcccagaaataattctttaatgtgCAGTTTTACCATTTTAGTAAATTTTGGAAGGGAGACATAATTGTCGTGACAGAAAAGCAAAGAACTCATAGGCTGTTGTCTTAGAAATGgagaaaatgttattaattgTGTTGATGCCATTTTTACGTGATTCTTAAGAGCAATTGCTGAGttgtaaatgttattattcTTCTAACGCCTTACTTGGTTATAAAGATATATGTCTTTTAGGATATTGGGAGAAAAGATCCTCCGGTATTTCTTGAATATGTTGGATTGTTTGGTAACAAATCACTAATCCACCATTTTATTCATCTTTTATAGTTTTGCTTATCCAAATCTGACATGAAGCGATACAAAAAGGAAGACAGAAAAGAGATTCGGCAAGAGATTCTCAAGCGGGCAGCTAAAGATTTGCCAATCGTCACAAGAACGCGAACCAATGGTGCGTACAGTCGCTTCTTTATTCATTCAGTGATATAATAGTAAAGTATTGTCAAAGTAATCAAACCACGTGAAGTCCGAGTGCACAAGTCAGAATCGAGATCAGCCCAAGGAAATTATAGAGGCGTTTTATCCAACCCGGCTTCAGCTTCCGCTCCTTCACGAGCCGGCTGAGTCAGATTGTGGTCACAGTCGTAGTAGATGCTCACATAGCAGGTTTTATGCCAGTgaccaaaataaacatttctttaaattgtTGCTATAGTCAGGTTCCTGATAAATCAGCCAACCTGTCTGTTTACAGAACTTCAGGGAATATTTTCATACACAAGAATTATCAATGTGATTGCATTTACATCAAGAAATAAATGTGCATTAAATCAAAAACCATCCCTACAAGACAGCTTTACGCGTTTCACACACCAGGCCCTTCATTAGAAGAGCTTATGATTAAGAGTCTGGTACGCCAAACGCGTGAAGTTGTCTTGTGAGTTGCTTGATGTCTCCCATCGCGTCGCTGGGCTGCGTGTTTATTTTTCCTGCAGATAAAGACATTACTCGGGGACGCCGAGTAATTAAGCATGTTTAATGTATGCCGGTGTCCCTATGTACCTTGACTACATCAATCTACGTTCAGTATATTCTTCTACTCTTTCCGATCATGTTGGTGTCGTGTTTTTTAAACCCCCCTCCTTTTTTGTGCCACAGGTATCCGGTATTGTAATGACTGCAAGGTTATTCCACCTGACCGGTGTTATCATTGTTCAATTTGTGAAAGGTAAGcctgttatttatgtttttttacttacaaTATTGATCTAAAGATGTGTGTTGCTCAGATTTTTAGAAATACAGCAcctgtgtgtttgttttctatgtattgtgatattttgtatttattatttgtggTAAATGAACATTGAAGCAGTAGAAGGCCGTTTACAGATTTAGCTCAGCGCTTGTTCCCAGCCGGTTGCCGGATCCTGACACTGGCTTCTATACAAGCTTTCTTTTACCGGCAAGTGAAATGGAGACTGTACAGTGCTTAAATTTGTAGTGACACCTAGATTCACGGCTAGGTCATTTCTATTTTATCCTGTCGGTGAATGTGAAGCTGAGTTGGAAATACTCTTCAGACTGCCATATTTGCTCCAGATATGTTCCGAAATATTTTTGCAATCTCACATTTTCTTACTGTCTCTTTTTAGATGTGTGCTTAAGAGGGACCATCACTGCCCCTGGTATGTATTCATTAAGTATTTACATTTCATACATTTGTTTATTCATGTACTAAACCCAGGATTTTTGTTGTAGGGTCAACAATTGTATTGGATTTGCTAACTACAAGTTCTTCTTGCTGTTCTTGTTGTACGCCTCGCTGTACTGCCTGTTTGTTGCTTCAACGGTGCTCCAATATTGCATAAAGTTTTGGATGGTatgcatttaatgttttttaaattatcgaGATGTATTTAGTAGATGTTGTATGTCTTAATTTCATTATAAACAAATGGCACATACTTATCTTAAGCTTTCATGTTATTAATATGTATGTCCAGTGaatagcactgcagaatatgacggcACCATTTAAAGCAGTAAAACCTTTCATATAGTGTAAATGTTCTCTATACATTGGGCTAGCCGATTTCTCTTGAAAACGTATGTTTCGCTCTATACTGTCGCTCCTGGAACTCTTCTGGCATCTAATAAGTTTTCATTCGGTGTCGCCTTTCTACAGCAAATCTGGGGAGTTATTCTCAGGTAAATTCATGTGGTCCAGTGATCGTGTTTTTCATCAAAACTTGCATGTATTTAATGTTCTCCGTTTGTTTGGTTAAACCTGTGGGCAAAGCATGGTGCACGTACCACCTGGCAGTAAGAGGGTTAACATGTAGGCTTCATAAAGCGGTGCTGTAAAGTTCAATGTTTGACGTCATCACCCCAgttaaaaaagtcatttttaagGTATTTTAAGACCATCCGCGTTGGATCTCCCATCGTATCATATATTCAGGATGCGTCTTGTAGATAAATCACACTTTCTGTCTATAGAC
This sequence is a window from Spea bombifrons isolate aSpeBom1 chromosome 2, aSpeBom1.2.pri, whole genome shotgun sequence. Protein-coding genes within it:
- the LOC128473851 gene encoding palmitoyltransferase ZDHHC20-A-like: MAFTYGGYLARCIPMLILMAVVWWSYYAFVVELCIYTIKSTIEKVVYLVIYHMIFMMFFWSYWRTIVTLPAIPSKQFCLSKSDMKRYKKEDRKEIRQEILKRAAKDLPIVTRTRTNGIRYCNDCKVIPPDRCYHCSICERLPYLLQICSEIFLQSHIFLLSLFRCVLKRDHHCPWVNNCIGFANYKFFLLFLLYASLYCLFVASTVLQYCIKFWMKYPLDAHAKSHVLALFFVGVVFFIFVFSLFYFHCRLVGKNRSTYEVQFTPCFETGAEKDGFYLGFSRNFREVFGDQKLLWLLPVFTRKQKGYHETACKRW